The genomic interval GCACGGGATCACCCAAGCCTCGACGTCGTCGACCGGCGGCGTTGCCTTGGAGTGCGCGATGCGCGAGAAATCGGTGCGTGGGCCAAGGGAGAGGAAGCCGACCGGCTCTTTGCCCTCGTACGCGACGAGACCGGCCGAGTTCTTCCGTCGCCGCGCAAGCTTCGCGAGCGCCTCACGGCGTCTCGCCTCGGCGGTCCCGGGCCCGCCGAGGCTGATCCCGAGATCGCGCTGCTGCTTCGCGCTATACCGCGGGAACAGATCCCAGCAGGTCGCGCCCCACGTGCCGCGCGTCACCGTCTTCACGTCATCGACGCGGGCGGCCGAGAGCGGCCGGACCTTTAGCTCGCTGCCGCGAGTTGTCGCCATCTCTTCTTCGTCAGTCTGCGCACTCTGCTCTCCGCCTGCTCGCGCCACCTTGGAGACCCCAGGCCGAGATGGAGGAGCATCTCGACCATCCGGAGTGCGCGTTCGACGTCCGAGCGGCGCTCGAGCTCGCGCGCGAACGCCAGAGCGAGCTTCACGCGCAGATCGTTGTCGCCGTCGTAGTACGCGCTCTCGTAGCAGGCATACGCCGCG from Candidatus Limnocylindria bacterium carries:
- a CDS encoding GNAT family N-acetyltransferase, which codes for MATTRGSELKVRPLSAARVDDVKTVTRGTWGATCWDLFPRYSAKQQRDLGISLGGPGTAEARRREALAKLARRRKNSAGLVAYEGKEPVGFLSLGPRTDFSRIAHSKATPPVDDVEAWVIPCITVRRGYRGQGVAIAMLRAALEYAGDRGAAAVEGYPRASAKRVHDDFAFIGTEAMFRKAGYRKIRGVMPKLPKGWAPRVTMRATCGSSRKTSSASPRRSKPAR